From Drosophila yakuba strain Tai18E2 chromosome 2L, Prin_Dyak_Tai18E2_2.1, whole genome shotgun sequence, one genomic window encodes:
- the LOC6526342 gene encoding cuticle collagen 2-like: MRSFIIVALFALIAVAAAQGGRRGGPRGGPQGGPQGGPQGGPQGGPQGGPGGPGGPQGGPGGPGGPQGGPGGPGGPQGGPGGPGGPGGPWGLPPNATLPSNSTTSTTSTSTSTTTTEASTSTTTEATTESSSA; encoded by the coding sequence ATGCGTTCCTTCATCATCGTCGCCCTCTTCGCACTGATTGCCGTGGCTGCCGCTCAAGGTGGCCGACGTGGAGGTCCTCGTGGTGGCCCTCAGGGTGGACCCCAGGGTGGACCTCAGGGTGGACCTCAGGGTGGTCCACAGGGAGGACCTGGCGGACCAGGTGGTCCCCAGGGAGGACCCGGAGGACCAGGTGGTCCCCAGGGAGGACCAGGAGGACCAGGTGGTCCCCAGGGAGGACCAGGAGGACCAGGTGGTCCCGGCGGTCCGTGGGGTCTGCCTCCAAATGCCACTCTtcccagcaacagcaccaccagcaccaccagtaccagtaccTCCACAACGACCACCGAAGCCAGCACTTCCACAACCACGGAAGCCACCACCGAGTCATCCTCTGCTTAG
- the LOC6526343 gene encoding gustatory and odorant receptor 21a, producing MEGKQMGAAPGVFLSLFVFQSKVNSKAAWRSIKGPSLGTRTTFLDRTMSFWAVSRGLTPPSKVVPMLNPNQRQFLEDEVRYREKLKLMARGDAMEEVYVRKPETVDDPLELDKHDSFYQTTKSLLVLFQIMGVMPIHRNPPEKNLPRTGYSWGSKQVMWAIFIYSCQTTIVVLVLRERVKKFVTSPDKRFDEAIYNVIFISLLFTNFLLPVASWRHGPQVAIFKNMWTNYQYKFFKTTGSPIVFPNLYPLTWSLCVFSWLLSIAINLSQYFLQPDFRLWYTFAYYPIIAMLNCFCSLWYINCNAFGTASRALSDALQTTIRGEKPAQKLTEYRHLWVDLSHMMQQLGRAYSNMYGMYCLVIFFTTIIATYGSISEIIDHGATYKEVGLFVIVFYCMGLLYIICNEAHYASRKVGLDFQTKLLNINLTAVDSATQKEVEMLLVAINKNPPIMNLDGYANINRELITTNISFMATYLVVLLQFKITEQRRIGQQQQ from the exons ATGGAGGGCAAGCAAATGGGCGCCGCCCCGGGCGTGTTCCTTTCATTGTTTGTCTTTCAATCGAAAGTCAATAGCAAGGCTGCGTGGAGGAGTATAAAAGGTCCGTCATTGGGCACCCGTACGACTTTCCTTGATCGCACGATGTCGTTTTGGGCAGTGAGTCGTGGCCTAACGCCGCCTTCGAAGGTGGTGCCCATGCTGAATCCCAACCAGCGCCAGTTTCTGGAGGACGAGGTGCGCTACCGGGAGAAACTGAAGCTGATGGCTCGTGGTGATGCCATGGAGGAGGTGTACGTACGCAAGCCGGAAACTGTGGATGATCCCCTGGAACTGGACAAGCACGATTCCTTCTACCAAACCACCAAGAGCCTCCTGGTGCTGTTCCAAATAATGGGCGTGATGCCCATTCACCGCAATCCGCCCGAGAAGAACCTGCCGAGGACGGGCTACTCCTGGGGCTCCAAGCAGGTCATGTGGGCCATCTTCATCTACAGCTGCCAGACGACCAttgtggtgctggtgctgcgcGAGCGGGTGAAGAAATTCGTCACCAGCCCGGACAAGCGCTTCGATGAGGCCATCTACAACGTGATCTTCATCAGTCTGCTCTTCACCAACTTTCTGCTCCCGGTGGCCAGTTGGCGGCACGGTCCCCAGGTGGCCATCTTCAAGAACATGTGGACCAACTACCAGTACAAATTCTTTAAAACCACCGGCTCGCCGATCGTATTTCCCAATCTCTACCCACTCACCTGGTCGCTGTGCGTCTTCTCCTGGCTCCTGAGCATCGCCATCAACCTGTCGCAGTACTTCCTGCAGCCGGACTTCCGGCTGTGGTACACATTCGCCTACTACCCCATCATCGCCATGCTTAACTGCTTCTGCAGCTTGTG GTACATAAACTGCAACGCATTCGGAACTGCAAGTCGCGCTCTCTCCGACGCTCTGCAG ACAACCATCCGGGGCGAGAAGCCCGCCCAGAAACTAACCGAGTACCGCCATCTGTGGGTGGACCTGAGCCACATGATGCAGCAGCTGGGACGAGCGTACTCCAACATGTACGGCATGTACTGCCTGGTTATCTTCTTCACAACGATCATCGCCACCTACGGCAGCATCAGCGAAATCATAGACCACGGGGCAACGTACAAGGAG GTGGGTCTGTTCGTCATCGTGTTCTACTGCATGGGCCTGCTGTACATCATCTGCAACGAGGCGCACTACGCCTCCCGCAAGGTGGGACTGGACTTCCAGACAAAGCTGCTCAATATTAACCTGACCGCCGTGGACTCCGCCACCCAGAAGGAAGTGGAGATGCTGCTCGTGGCCATCAACAAGAACCCGCCCATCATGAACCTGGACGGTTATGCAAACATCAACCGCGAGCTGATCACGACCAACATCTCCTTCATGGCAACCTACCTCGTGGTCCTGCTGCAGTTCAAGATCACGGAGCAGAGGCGCAttggtcagcagcagcagtag
- the LOC6526344 gene encoding xylulose kinase has protein sequence MCHRIKQDYSGNSYLGLHLGTQLFRALILDSKLNVTYVAQIRYDVDLPEFKTTNGILTDGGPGEYLANPVMWVKALDMLIDCLVKQGADMHSVASIAGAAQQHGCVFWSELGLRRLCNLNINLRLHEQITESAFELTRTPTWMDSSTDVQAREMEHAVGGPAELSKITGSRAYTRFTGPQIRKVYTQCPEQYQRTAKISLISSFLASLLIGGIASIDYTDGSGMNLLDIRKKNWSPTCLNACAPDLGRRLMKPIPSSQLQGRVADYYVKRWNFRPDCMVVASAGSKASEMAGLLVEKDFLMLSLDTSDVVVMPLKKAPRLEDGHVLCHPTRRDEYMGLLCFQNGELTRRAICEDVAGGSWRRFYEMLDATPPGNNGNVAVHFRDQEIIPIAKGTLRWDANINPLTAESLRGRHRFSAPEIEVRALIEGQIMHHWAIAHEMGFHQTPNTKIIVVGEDSRCQSVLQIVADIFNAPVYQRTGVEVSLLGCAFRARYAFYEHRESACNCQSCMMPRGRRRRLSYDEFFRGVPSGLKLAAKPTPGCDKIYTPLIARCSQICQLLAAKSSVYFYSPVN, from the coding sequence ATGTGCCACCGCATCAAGCAGGACTACAGTGGCAACAGCTACCTGGGCCTCCACTTGGGCACCCAACTCTTCCGCGCCCTGATCCTCGACTCCAAATTGAACGTTACCTATGTGGCACAGATCCGCTATGACGTTGATCTTCCAGAGTTCAAGACAACGAATGGAATTCTAACAGATGGCGGTCCTGGCGAGTACCTGGCCAACCCGGTGATGTGGGTAAAGGCACTAGACATGCTGATAGACTGTCTGGTGAAGCAGGGAGCGGACATGCACTCGGTGGCCTCGATTGCCGGAGCAGCTCAGCAGCATGGCTGTGTCTTCTGGTCGGAGTTGGGCCTAAGGCGTCTGTGCAATTTGAATATCAACCTGCGGCTCCACGAACAGATCACTGAGAGCGCCTTCGAGCTGACCAGGACGCCCACTTGGATGGACAGCTCAACGGACGTGCAGGCCCGTGAAATGGAGCACGCCGTCGGCGGTCCCGCTGAACTGTCGAAAATAACGGGCTCCAGAGCATATACGAGATTCACGGGTCCCCAGATACGGAAGGTGTATACCCAGTGCCCGGAGCAGTACCAGAGAACTGCTAAGATTTCGCTGATCAGCAGCTTTTTGGCATCGCTCCTTATCGGAGGCATTGCCTCCATAGACTACACCGATGGCTCAGGTATGAATCTGCTCGACATCCGGAAAAAGAATTGGTCTCCGACGTGCCTAAACGCCTGTGCTCCTGACCTGGGCAGACGTTTGATGAAGCCCATTCCCTCGTCGCAGCTGCAAGGACGCGTCGCGGACTACTACGTGAAACGCTGGAACTTCAGGCCGGACTGCATGGTGGTGGCTTCCGCCGGGAGCAAAGCCTCGGAAATGGCAGGGCTTCTGGTGGAGAAGGACTTCCTCATGCTCTCCCTGGATACCAGTGATGTGGTGGTCATGCCATTGAAAAAGGCTCCGCGGCTGGAGGACGGCCATGTGCTGTGCCACCCGACAAGAAGAGACGAGTACATGGGCCTCCTGTGCTTTCAAAATGGGGAGTTGACACGAAGAGCCATCTGTGAGGATGTGGCGGGAGGCAGTTGGAGGCGCTTCTACGAAATGCTTGACGCTACGCCTCCGGGCAACAATGGCAATGTGGCTGTCCACTTCCGGGACCAGGAGATTATACCCATTGCCAAGGGCACTCTTCGCTGGGATGCGAACATAAACCCGCTGACGGCGGAGAGCCTACGTGGCCGACACCGCTTCTCCGCACCGGAGATTGAGGTGCGGGCTCTAATCGAGGGTCAGATCATGCACCACTGGGCCATTGCCCACGAGATGGGCTTTCACCAAACACCGAACACAAAGATCATCGTGGTGGGAGAGGACTCGCGATGCCAAAGTGTCCTGCAGATCGTGGCGGACATCTTCAATGCTCCCGTTTACCAGCGAACCGGCGTCGAGGTCAGCCTTTTGGGATGCGCCTTTCGTGCCAGGTACGCCTTTTACGAACACCGGGAGTCCGCCTGCAACTGCCAGTCCTGCATGATGCCCCGTGGCCGTAGGAGGAGACTTAGCTACGACGAGTTCTTCAGGGGCGTGCCTTCCGGCTTGAAACTGGCTGCGAAGCCAACGCCGGGCTGCGATAAGATCTACACGCCCCTGATCGCACGATGCTCCCAAATTTGCCAGCTGCTGGCTGCCAAATCCAGTGTGTACTTTTACAGCCCAGTAAATTGA
- the LOC6526345 gene encoding cGMP-dependent protein kinase, isozyme 1 gives MAAGMLTDREREAIVSNLTKDVQALREMVRSRESELVKLHREIHKLKSVLQQTTNNLNVSRHEKAKTKLYSLPEQCGEQEDRERNPHLCSSCGMVLPTSPEFALEALSLGPLCLSASTSSASPSGSTSADEVRPKAMPAAIKKQGVSAESCVQSMQQSYSIPIPKYDKDFSDKQQIKDAIMDNDFLKNIDASQVRELVDSMYSKSIAAGEFVIREGEVGAHLYVSAAGEFAVMQQGKVLDKMGAGKAFGELAILYNCTRTASIRVLSEAARVWVLDRRVFQQIMMCTGLQRIENSVNFLRSVPLLMNLSEELLAKIADVLELEFYAAGTYIIRQGTAGDSFFLISQGNVRVTQKLTPTSPEETELRTLSRGDYFGEQALINEDKRTANIIALSPGVECLTLDRDSFKRLIGDLCELKEKDYGDESRMLAMKQARESRRDEPKEQLQQEFPDLKLTDLEVVSTLGIGGFGRVELVKAHHQERVDIFALKCLKKRHIVDTKQEEHIFSERHIMLSSRSPFICRLYRTFRDEKYVYMLLEACMGGEIWTMLRDRGSFEDNAAQFIIGCVLQAFEYLHARGIIYRDLKPENLMLDERGYVKIVDFGFAKQIGTSTKTWTFCGTPEYVAPEIILNKGHDRAVDYWALGILIHELLNGTPPFSAPDPMQTYNLILKGIDMIAFPKHISRWAVQLIKRLCRDVPSERLGYQTGGIQDIKKHKWFLGFDWDGLASQLLIPPFVRPIAHPTDVRYFDRFPCDLNEPPDELSGWDADF, from the exons ATGGCCGCTGGAATGTTGACTGACCGGGAGCGGGAGGCGATCGTCAGCAATCTGACCAAGGACGTGCAGGCTCTGCGGGAAATGGTGCGGAGTCGGGAGAGCGAGCTGGTCAAGCTGCACCGGGAAATCCACAAGCTGAAG AGTGTGCTCCAGCAGACCACCAACAACCTGAACGTCAGCCGACATGAGAAGGCCAAGACGAAGCTCTACTCCTTACCAGAGCAGTGTGGCGAGCAGGAGGACAGGGAACGGAATCCACATTTGTGCAGCTCCTGCGGCATGGTGCTGCCCACCAGTCCGGAGTTCGCCCTGGAGGCGCTTTCTCTGGGACCGCTGTGCCTCTCAGCATCCACATCCTCCGCCTCCCCATCCGGATCGACATCTGCGGATGAAGTGCGACCCAAGGCCATGCCCGCTGCCATCAAGAAACAAGGTGTCTCCGCCGAGAGCTGTGTGCAGTCCATGCAGCAATCCTACAGCATACCCATTCCCAAATACGACAAGGATTTCAG TGATAAGCAGCAAATCAAGGACGCCATCATGGACAACGACTTCCTAAAGAACATAGACGCCTCGCAGGTGCGGGAGCTGGTGGACTCAATGTACTCCAAGAGCATAGCAGCCGGCGAGTTTGTGATTCGCGAGGGCGAAGTGGGTGCACATCTGTACGTCTCCGCCGCCGGCGAGTTTGCGGTGATGCAGCAGGGCAAGGTACTGGACAAGATGGGGGCAGGCAAGGCGTTCGGGGAGCTGGCTATCCTCTACAACTGCACCAGGACGGCCTCCATTCGAGTTCTAAGCGAGGCCGCGAGGGTATGGGTGCTGGACAGGCGGGTCTTTCAGCAGATCATGATGTGCACGGGTCTCCAGCGAATCGAAAACAGCGTGAACTTCCTGAGATCCGTGCCCCTGCTGATGAACCTAAGCGAAgagctgctggccaagataGCAGATGTTCTGGAGCTGGAGTTCTACGCCGCTGGCACCTACATCATCCGCCAGGGAACCGCCGGGGACAGTTTCTTCCTGATCTCACAGGGCAATGTCCGAGTGACCCAGAAACTAACTCCCACCTCCCCGGAGGAAACGGAGCTGCGAACGCTTTCCAGGGGAGACTACTTCGGCGAGCAGGCGCTGATCAATGAGGACAAGCGAACGGCCAACATCATCGCTCTGTCACCAGGAGTCGAGTGTTTGACCCTGGACAGGGATTCCTTCAAGCGGCTGATTGGGGACCTCTGCGAGCTGAAGGAGAAGGACTACGGCGATGAGAGCAGGATGCTAGCCATGAAGCAGGCGCGGGAAAGCCGCCGGGATGAGCCgaaggagcagctgcagcaggagtTCCCCGACCTCAAGCTCACGGACCTCGAGGTGGTCAGCACTCTTGGCATCGGAGGCTTTGGCCGGGTGGAGCTGGTCAAAGCCCACCACCAGGAGCGCGTGGATATCTTCGCCCTGAAGTGCCTCAAGAAGCGACACATTGTGGACACCAAACAGGAGGAGCACATCTTCAGCGAACGCCACATCATGCTCAGTTCAAGGTCGCCCTTCATCTGCCGCTTGTATCGCACTTTCCGTGACGAGAAGTATGTGTACATGCTGCTCGAGGCCTGCATGGGTGGCGAGATATGGACGATGCTCCGGGATCGCGGCTCCTTCGAGGACAACGCGGCGCAGTTCATCATCGGCTGTGTGCTGCAGGCGTTTGAGTACCTGCATGCCCGCGGTATCATCTATAGAGACCTCAAGCCCGAGAACCTGATGCTGGATGAGCGCGGCTACGTGAAGATCGTGGACTTCGGCTTCGCCAAGCAGATCGGCACGAGCACCAAGACGTGGACCTTCTGCGGCACCCCGGAGTACGTAGCACCCGAGATCATCCTGAACAAGGGCCACGATCGAGCCGTGGACTACTGGGCTTTGGGCATTCTTATCCATGAACTGCTCAACGGAAC GCCACCGTTCAGTGCTCCAGATCCCATGCAGACGTACAACCTCATCCTGAAGGGCATTGACATGATAGCCTTTCCCAAGCACATCTCCCGCTGGGCCGTGCAGCTCATCAAGCGGCTATGCCGCGATGTTCCATCGGAGCGTCTTGGCTACCAGACTGGTGGCATCCAGGACATCAAAAAGCACAA GTGGTTCCTGGGCTTCGACTGGGACGGCCTGGCCAGCCAGCTGCTGATTCCGCCCTTCGTGAGACCCATCGCCCATCCGACGGATGTGCGCTACTTCGACCGCTTTCCGTGCGATCTGAACGAGCCACCGGACGAGCTCTCCGGCTGGGATGCAGATTTCTAG